GGCAACATCACGATACGGCAGATTTAAACACTACCCATCAGTCGAGTAATCAGTTAAAATGATGTGGTTATAAAAATAAAAGAAAGTGGGCTATGTTACGTTTCCTTCTATTGTTTCTATTGTTACAAGGCGTGTTATTCGGCGTTGAAATACTCCAACCCGTGCAAACAGCCGTCATCCTTCCTTGGACGAGCTTGTTAGCTGACGTAAGCGGTTGGTTAATGACAGCATTTGACCCCAATGTGGCTACCTCAGGCAAAGTAGTGCGCAGTACGGTGAATGGCTTTGCCGTGTCAATTGAGCCGGGGTGCAATGGGGTTGAGGCCATGATTGTATTGCTGGCAGCCATTATGGCGTTCCCTGCCCCCTTCGTGTACAAGCTGAAAGGGTTACTGTGGGGATTCGTTGCCATTCAGAGCATAAACCTGTTGCGGATCATTAGCTTATTTTACCTAGGGCAGTGGAGCGAGGTATTGTTTGACTGGGCGCACCTCTACATTTGGCAAGCCCTGATTATGCTGGATGCGCTTATTGTTTTCCTCATCTGGATTCGTTACCTACCAGGGCAACATACCTCCCCAAGCAAACCAGCAGAGGTAGCCGCATGACCAGCAAACCACTGCACCGCTTTATGTTCGGCGTACTGATTTTTTTCCCGCTTACTTTCTTTCTTTGGTATATCAGTGCCGCCTATCATCTCGCGCCCATTACCTTGATAACCAGCAAACTCATGAACATCTTTGTGCCTGATGCCCTCATGTGGCTGCGCCTGGACGGGCATATGCTGGTATTAGCCTCTAATTTTGGACACGATAGCAATGGGGTGATTGTTTCACCACCCGCCGGTGATGACGTGCTGGGCTTCCATCTTAACCCATTGATTTACAGCTACAGCTTACCACTGCTAGCCGCGTTGATACTCGCCACCCCCAGCCCGCGCAAATGGTCGAACTTGTTGTGGGGCATTTTGTTGATTCTACCGACTGAAATTTTCAGCATGGTGTCCAGTGTCCTGAAAACACTGACGTTTGATGTAGGCGCTGCATTCCAAATACAACAAGGCATTTCCGCAACCGGAGCAGACATCATCGCCCTGAGCTATCAAGTGGGTACCTTACTACTGCCGATGGTTGCACCATTAATTATCTGGGTTGCACTGAATCGGGACTTTTTACTCCACCTTGCACCACAATGGGAACAATCGTTCACCCGCTAGCGATACCTTTTGTCGGAAAATATTACAAATATTGGATTTACAAGGGAAAACCCCAGTGTCTACGGTCACTCTCAAGCTTGAGGATCATTATAAAATAGGGTCTACTCCGCACCCGACAAAGACTTTGACAACATGGACTATTACAATGGAACACTCACTTAAAAATTTATACGTCGCCATCGCTATCATGGCAATACTGGTCTTGCTGAATGTCATTCTTACCGTGAATGGTCTCTCGCCGTTCTCCTTATAGATACATTCTGCATGTCGTAAAATCACCTCACTTTATCTGCTTATGAATGCGCTTTCACTGGGTTCTGTAGTGTAATCCTCGTATCGCCATCAACTCATAAATAAAAACAATGATGCAAATTAATACAAATCTATAGTTTTCGATTAGAATAACTTAACTTATAACCCCAATGAACAAAGGATTGACTTATGGGAAGCGATCCTGGAGAAGACTATATGGCTACTATATTACCCAATCACCCTCACCTGACGGCTAGCAAATTATCAACCGGGCTGGTTAGCGCAGTGGGGTTACTCGGTCTGGCACTATTTTCACAAAATGTCTTTGCGAATACAGACAACTCTCTATGTAACTTTAAAAATGGTGATGTATTCACTGAAATTTGTGGCTACGTTGAAGCAAGTGCAGTTCAAGTCGGCAAGCCAATGCGTGTTCATGTTTCTAGTACAACACCTGATTTCGCCATCAACATACAACGTGCAGGCAACAAAGACCCTGATGCCGTCAGCAGATTTGCTTTCAGCGCGGCAGGTAATCATAAGCCTAGCGCTATCAGCTACAACGGTTTGAACTGGGGTGCTGGCTATAATGTTAATATTCCTAGCGATTGGAAAAGTGGCATTTACGAGCTTAGCTTCAATAATGGCCGAGGCGATTACTCCGAATTTGTCGCTATTAAATCGTCACAACCGGGAACCCACTCCAAAGTATTGGTATTGGACAGTTTACCGACAAAAATTGCTTATTCCCCTATCGGTGGCAAATCCATGTATGGATTTAATTCCACAAATGGACAAGCATCAGCAACCGTTTCAATGGAACGCCCTACCGGACGTGGGCAGTGGACAGAACACCGCGAATTTGTCACTTGGCTCGACCAACAAGGCATTATCTACGAAGCAGCCTCGATGATGGATCTCCACCGTGATCCTTCATTACTGAGCCAGTATAATTTAGTCATCTTAATTGGACACAATGAATATTGGTCAAAAGAAATGCGCGATAACTGGGATAACTACCTCGCAGCAGGCGGTAATGGAGCGATCTTTAGCGGCAATACCATGTGGTGGCAGGTACGCTTTAGCTCTGATAATAAACAAATGATTTGTTATAAAAATGCCAACAATGACCCATTAAAAAACGATAACAACCGCGTCACCGTCAACTGGTTTAACTCCCCAATTCACAGACCAGAAAATCTCTCTACAGGGGTTAGCTTCAGACATGGTGGCTATGCGAATTACACCGAAGGCGCGAGCAATCATTATCTTAACGAAGGATTTACTGTAACCGATGCCTCTCATTGGGCATTCGAGGGTACTGGTTTAAGCAATCAAGGTGTCTTTGGTCATAAAACGGTTGGTTATGAAGTCGATGGCGCATTGTTCAAAATGGTAGATGGCAAACCTGTTGTCATCGGTGGAGATGGTACGCCGACCAATTTCCAGATTTTGGCAACAACCCCCGCATTTGCCATCAATTCACCGTCTGGCATACCGGGTATTGTCCCTAATAACCATAATGGTCAAGGCTGGGGAACGCTAGGAGTATTTAAACCAACCGCAACCAGTGGCACAGTGTTCGTAGCACCTACTATTTCTTGGGCAAGTGGTTTAAACGACCCGCAAGTAGGGCGTATTACCCGTAATGTTATTGACCGCCTGAGACACCGTACCCAACAAGCACCTAGCTCAGGCGGCACGACGGACACCGGCACATCGACCAATACTGGCAGTAGTAATGCGACTACGCCCAACAACACCTCAAGTGGAACTCAAGTCGTCGTGCAAACCAGCACTGGCGGCGGTGGCGGCAGTTTGCCACTCAGTGCACTCTTATTAGGTTTACTGGCTATGGTTGGCCTAAAAGCACGTAAGTCCTAATCCCCCAAAGAGTCGCATTTCTTAGCCCCTCGCCTGTCAAGGAGAGGGGTTGGGGTGAGGTTCTTCATCGGAGTCAGAACCATTACGTGGCGACTGGGCGTGAGAATCCTTATCTTTTTTCCAAGACTCCAAACTGATCACCTTGTCTGGCGTATCACTGCGCTTACCTGCCACATGCGCATGACCCAGCAACACCGAAGGATTTCCTGCTAGGAATTCGCGCATCAAGCGTAATTTCAGGCTGTTTGGAAATTTGCTTTGACTCTGGTCATTTTCCAACGCCTCTGCCTCTTCTTCGGTTAAGGAATTGACCAGCTTTTCCCAACGTTCATTCAGCGCTTGTTCGATGCTGGCACTGTCCGCTTCCAATTTCGCCAACACATCCGCAGGCAATGAGTTCAGGTATTCATCAATATTGCCCAGAATCTTGCCGAAGCGCATTTCCAACAAAGCGCGAAGCACTTCATCCGTCCACTGCTCTTCGGCATACTTCGCGAAGCTATCGGTATCACTGATTAACAAACCATCGGAACTAACCGCACCCTGCTCTTCACCGTAACGCCGCCACAAAATATGCAATTGCGGCAAAAACTGCTCCAGACGCAAATATTCATCCGTCGACTTCGGCTGAAACGTTACCGGCTTAAACTGCGGGTAAAGCTGGCAAAATTGATACAATGCACTCACGTATTGAAACGGGTCAAAGCTCAGCGTAATGACATTTTCATCAAAATCTTCCGGTGGTTCATCGTCCTCATCGTCTGCCAGTTCAATATCAAGAAACGGCTCATAATGCTCATACACAATGTCCCAGAGGATTTTATCATCGCGATGCCGGACAAAAATGGCTGATTCCACCTGAAATTCAGGTAAATCGGGGGTGGTATTCACGATCCAATAGTCACCGGTTGCCTGAGCGCTACGCACAAGCGCACGAAAGTCCAGCAACCCAAACGGGATTTCCATAATGCGGTCAGGGTGGCTATACCCTTCGAGAACAACCAATTGCACCGATGGCGAACCGCCTTCGAGCGTGACGACAAATGACAGACTCTCTTCCATAATTCCAACTTAAGCGACTAACCGCGTTATATTACCACGAACGCTGACTATTCCCAGCAAACCTTAAGCACCCTACACTACGGCATTACTCACACAGTCATGACGGAGTTTGAAATGCCAGCCAGCGCCCTTTATGCAGCACAACCGGAATATACCCAAGGGCGACGTTACTCCGAACCGCCCCCGCAATACCGGACCGAATTCCAGCGTGACCGCGACCGCATTATCCATTCCAAAGCCTTCAGGCGGCTGGAATACAAAACCCAAGTTTTCGTCAATCACGAAGGCGATTTATACCGCACCCGCCTAACGCATTCGCTGGAAGTGGCGCAAATCGCCCGCACCGTTGCTCGCAGCATGGGGCTTAACGAAGACCTGACCGAAGCGATTGCGCTTTCCCACGACTTGGGTCACACCCCGTTTGGTCACGCCGGGCAAGACGCGCTCAATACCTGCATGAAAACGTTCGGCGGTTTTGAACACAACCTGCAATCACTGCGGGTGGTCGATGTGCTGGAAGACAGCTACGCGGAGTTCCCCGGTATCAACCTCACCTTTGAAACCCGCGAAGGTATTCTCAAACATTGCGCGGTCAAACATGCAGCCACACTCGGTGATGTCGGCGCACGCTTCCTCAATAAAACCCAACCGTCATTGGAAGCACAGCTCACGAACCTTGCGGATGAAATTGCCTACAACAATCATGACATTGAGGATGGCTTACGTTCCGGGCTAATCACTCTCGCCCAATTGCAGGATGTGCCGGTATTTGCAGCGGAATATCGCGCGGTGTTGCAGAATTACCCGCAATTGCAGGGGCGGCGACTGATCCGCGAAACCTTACGGCGCATGATCGGACGCATGGTGGTGGACTTGACCGAAAGCAGCCAAGCCGCGCTTAGCGCATCGGGCGTACAAAGCTTGGCACAAGTACGCGCTCAACCGCTGGCACTGATGCGCTACAGTGACGACATGCGCCATCAAAAGAACGTACTGAAGAAATTCCTGCGCGAAAACCTGTATTTCCACCCGACGGTTTACCGCATGACTTGGCGGGCACAAAAGGTGGTGCAGGCACTCTTCAATGCTTACATGGACGATGTGCGCCTGCTCACCCCAAAGTATCAGGCATTCGCCAAACGTTACGAAACCGACGAAGGTGAAGTGGGGCGGGCGCGGGCGATTGCTGATTTCATCGCTGGGATGACTGACCGTTATGCCATGCGCGAATACGGGCAATTGTTTGATCTCTCAGGGCTACGCTGACTTACTGCACCTCAACCGGTTTCACAGGCTCAGTCTCCAAGAGTTCCTTAACGGTCATCTGCGGGTTCTCTGCCAATTCTGCCAACCAAACCGCAGATAAGCCGGTTTGCTGACGGATTTGTGCCGCCTGGCGCTGCTGCTGGGTGTCGCCTTGCCAAAAGTAGCGGCGCATGTCGGCAACTGTCAACCGTTCCGGGGTGCTGCGCAGTAAGTAATGCGCCAGTTCGCCATCATCACGGCTGAGAACACCATAGGCTATCAAGTCATCCAACACATCTTCCAGCAGGAAACGTGAGACCGGAATAGCGCGGCGCAATTCATCCAGAGTCGGCGGTGGCTGTTGCCGGAGAAAACGTTGCCCCACCTCACGCAGCACGGCTGCCGCGAGCATTTCACGGGTTTGCACACTCGCCTCGGCAGGTTGCTGCACCAAATACACCGCGTCGGGGTATTGGAAATAATACGCCAGCCGCGCCCCGGTCAACACAATAATCCAGCCCACATACATCCATAACATGAATAAAAACAAGCTGGCAAAAATCGAATAAATCGCCGTTTGCTGCCCAGAACTAACCACAAACACCGCAAATAACCAGCCTGCGATTTGCCACACGATGCCAGCAAATGCAGCACCGCCCAAGGCTGCCCAGGGTTTGACCCGCGTATTCGGCATAAACAGGTACAAAAACGCAAACGCCAAAATAATCAACAGCGTGGGGCTAAGTTGCACTACCACACTGAGCGTCATTTCCAATGCAAAGGTGGAATGCAACCAAGCGTGGTTGGTCACTGCCGTCCACATTCCCAACGCCGAAAACAGCAGGATCGGGCCAACCAGCACCACACTGAGGTAATCGCGGAATTGCAACAGCAAAGAACGCGGGCGTTTCACCCGCCAAACATGATTGAACGCTTCCTCAATCTTCTGCATCAGTGACACCACGGTGTATAGCAGCATGATCAATCCCGCAAAGCCCAACACGCCCACTTGCACATTATCGACGAAACTTAGCACCTGTCGGGTCAATTCCTCGGCTTTTTCACCTAAAGGCATCAGTAAATTAAGCAGTAATGGCTCTAACTGGTTGTGTACCCCGAAACCTTTGAGCACCGAAAACGCCAACGCCAGCAGCGGCACCAGCGACAATAAAGTGGAATACACCAGCCCCATCGCCCGCAGTGTAATGTTGCCCTGATGCATATCGTGAAACAGGGCAATAATCAAAGCATGTGAGAAATTCAACCATTTCTTGAGCATTACGGTCGTTTATCAGTAAAAACTTATGGAAAATTCCGGTTTAACCCCCACTGCTGCTACAGTTGGGCACGTCAACCCATTTTAGAAGGCACAGCACCATGAACGCACCTGTTTTCCTGCAAGAACTCAAAGAACGGGTCAATGCCCACCCGTTTTTACGTCACCCGTTCCTGCAACAGTTTTCGACACAGCCGCTGACATTTGCGCAAGCCCGCACCTTCGCACTGTTGTATTACCCCCATAT
The window above is part of the Thiothrix winogradskyi genome. Proteins encoded here:
- a CDS encoding deoxyguanosinetriphosphate triphosphohydrolase, whose amino-acid sequence is MPASALYAAQPEYTQGRRYSEPPPQYRTEFQRDRDRIIHSKAFRRLEYKTQVFVNHEGDLYRTRLTHSLEVAQIARTVARSMGLNEDLTEAIALSHDLGHTPFGHAGQDALNTCMKTFGGFEHNLQSLRVVDVLEDSYAEFPGINLTFETREGILKHCAVKHAATLGDVGARFLNKTQPSLEAQLTNLADEIAYNNHDIEDGLRSGLITLAQLQDVPVFAAEYRAVLQNYPQLQGRRLIRETLRRMIGRMVVDLTESSQAALSASGVQSLAQVRAQPLALMRYSDDMRHQKNVLKKFLRENLYFHPTVYRMTWRAQKVVQALFNAYMDDVRLLTPKYQAFAKRYETDEGEVGRARAIADFIAGMTDRYAMREYGQLFDLSGLR
- a CDS encoding exosortase H-associated membrane protein produces the protein MTSKPLHRFMFGVLIFFPLTFFLWYISAAYHLAPITLITSKLMNIFVPDALMWLRLDGHMLVLASNFGHDSNGVIVSPPAGDDVLGFHLNPLIYSYSLPLLAALILATPSPRKWSNLLWGILLILPTEIFSMVSSVLKTLTFDVGAAFQIQQGISATGADIIALSYQVGTLLLPMVAPLIIWVALNRDFLLHLAPQWEQSFTR
- a CDS encoding N,N-dimethylformamidase beta subunit family domain-containing protein, whose amino-acid sequence is MGSDPGEDYMATILPNHPHLTASKLSTGLVSAVGLLGLALFSQNVFANTDNSLCNFKNGDVFTEICGYVEASAVQVGKPMRVHVSSTTPDFAINIQRAGNKDPDAVSRFAFSAAGNHKPSAISYNGLNWGAGYNVNIPSDWKSGIYELSFNNGRGDYSEFVAIKSSQPGTHSKVLVLDSLPTKIAYSPIGGKSMYGFNSTNGQASATVSMERPTGRGQWTEHREFVTWLDQQGIIYEAASMMDLHRDPSLLSQYNLVILIGHNEYWSKEMRDNWDNYLAAGGNGAIFSGNTMWWQVRFSSDNKQMICYKNANNDPLKNDNNRVTVNWFNSPIHRPENLSTGVSFRHGGYANYTEGASNHYLNEGFTVTDASHWAFEGTGLSNQGVFGHKTVGYEVDGALFKMVDGKPVVIGGDGTPTNFQILATTPAFAINSPSGIPGIVPNNHNGQGWGTLGVFKPTATSGTVFVAPTISWASGLNDPQVGRITRNVIDRLRHRTQQAPSSGGTTDTGTSTNTGSSNATTPNNTSSGTQVVVQTSTGGGGGSLPLSALLLGLLAMVGLKARKS
- the xrtH gene encoding exosortase H — its product is MLRFLLLFLLLQGVLFGVEILQPVQTAVILPWTSLLADVSGWLMTAFDPNVATSGKVVRSTVNGFAVSIEPGCNGVEAMIVLLAAIMAFPAPFVYKLKGLLWGFVAIQSINLLRIISLFYLGQWSEVLFDWAHLYIWQALIMLDALIVFLIWIRYLPGQHTSPSKPAEVAA
- a CDS encoding YihY/virulence factor BrkB family protein, which produces MLKKWLNFSHALIIALFHDMHQGNITLRAMGLVYSTLLSLVPLLALAFSVLKGFGVHNQLEPLLLNLLMPLGEKAEELTRQVLSFVDNVQVGVLGFAGLIMLLYTVVSLMQKIEEAFNHVWRVKRPRSLLLQFRDYLSVVLVGPILLFSALGMWTAVTNHAWLHSTFALEMTLSVVVQLSPTLLIILAFAFLYLFMPNTRVKPWAALGGAAFAGIVWQIAGWLFAVFVVSSGQQTAIYSIFASLFLFMLWMYVGWIIVLTGARLAYYFQYPDAVYLVQQPAEASVQTREMLAAAVLREVGQRFLRQQPPPTLDELRRAIPVSRFLLEDVLDDLIAYGVLSRDDGELAHYLLRSTPERLTVADMRRYFWQGDTQQQRQAAQIRQQTGLSAVWLAELAENPQMTVKELLETEPVKPVEVQ